From Granulicella sp. WH15, the proteins below share one genomic window:
- a CDS encoding FtsQ-type POTRA domain-containing protein translates to MFFKDGAAVLETRETNHVPGARSGLATPRRAPGSPRLRRDLSEDFRDLTDDGSADAEDEAPAFDRRRRRKGVQLTLRGGMPQTRLGRILAGVAAVSMLGISVAILWGARQSLLHDRRFAIPSSSAIQIAGNSHMTRAQLLSVFGEDVDRNVLTISLEDRKAELERLPWVEHATVMRLLPNRIHVSVVERTPVAFYRQGGHIGLVDANGVLLNMSEDTGDGDTSAQPAQHYSFPVVTGIGEDDPLSTRAARMKIYMRFIAELNQSADKISDRLSEVDLSSPEDVKALIPSGKNDVLVHFGDGEFLERYRRFEENLPKWQADYPKLASADMRYPRQVVLEMQAGSSVPMATNANPEAIADKPKADAAKAPVKTVVAKKPVVRRRRLSWRRPCLRRTGI, encoded by the coding sequence GTGTTCTTTAAGGATGGTGCAGCGGTGCTGGAGACGCGCGAGACAAATCACGTCCCTGGTGCGAGATCGGGGCTTGCGACGCCTCGGCGCGCGCCCGGCTCGCCGCGACTGCGCCGCGACCTGAGTGAAGATTTCCGCGATCTGACCGATGACGGCTCTGCCGACGCGGAGGATGAGGCTCCGGCGTTCGACCGTCGCCGTCGCCGCAAGGGCGTGCAACTGACCCTGCGCGGCGGGATGCCGCAGACGCGGCTGGGACGGATCCTGGCCGGGGTCGCGGCGGTCTCGATGCTGGGGATCTCGGTGGCGATCCTGTGGGGTGCGCGGCAGTCGCTGCTGCACGACCGGCGATTTGCCATTCCTTCGTCGTCCGCCATCCAGATTGCAGGCAATAGCCACATGACGCGGGCGCAACTGCTCAGCGTCTTCGGTGAAGATGTCGACCGCAACGTGCTGACGATCTCGCTCGAGGACCGCAAGGCCGAGCTGGAGCGGCTGCCGTGGGTGGAGCACGCGACGGTGATGCGGCTGCTGCCGAACCGTATCCACGTCTCCGTCGTGGAACGGACGCCGGTGGCTTTTTACCGCCAGGGCGGCCACATCGGGCTGGTCGACGCCAACGGCGTGCTGCTGAATATGTCCGAGGACACGGGCGACGGAGATACCTCGGCCCAGCCCGCGCAGCACTACTCCTTTCCCGTGGTGACGGGGATCGGTGAGGACGACCCGCTCTCGACCCGGGCAGCGCGGATGAAGATCTATATGCGGTTCATCGCGGAGCTGAACCAATCGGCCGATAAGATCTCCGACCGTCTGAGCGAGGTGGACCTCTCAAGCCCGGAGGACGTGAAGGCTCTGATCCCGTCGGGCAAGAACGACGTGCTGGTTCACTTCGGCGACGGGGAGTTCCTGGAGCGGTATCGCAGGTTCGAAGAGAACCTGCCTAAGTGGCAGGCGGACTATCCCAAGCTGGCCTCGGCGGATATGCGCTATCCGCGGCAGGTGGTGCTGGAGATGCAGGCAGGCTCGTCGGTGCCGATGGCGACGAACGCGAACCCGGAGGCCATCGCGGACAAGCCCAAGGCGGATGCGGCCAAGGCTCCGGTGAAGACAGTGGTGGCGAAGAAGCCCGTGGTCCGGCGAAGAAGGCTCTCATGGCGAAGGCCGTGCCTCCGCCGCACGGGCATCTGA
- a CDS encoding Bax inhibitor-1 family protein encodes MNTYNSYPTIIDATREETAGLLAKVLGITSLGFLITAGGVATAPEWGMFVGMIAVFGLVFAINFARRRNATMALSLFLALTYFMGWEIAPIIQHYVHTAGPAVVFNAAATTGLGMAVMGCVAYLFNIDYRRVAGIGLAALLCLVVAGILSMFFHFMQPSTYSWLTLGIFSLLTVGDFARIRAASRAGVDNSSAVVLALSIYLDAINIFLAVLQLMGGNRRRN; translated from the coding sequence ATGAACACGTACAACAGCTACCCGACCATTATCGACGCCACCCGTGAAGAGACCGCCGGCCTTCTGGCCAAGGTTCTCGGCATCACCTCCCTCGGCTTCCTCATCACGGCCGGCGGTGTCGCCACCGCGCCCGAATGGGGAATGTTCGTCGGCATGATCGCTGTCTTCGGCCTGGTCTTCGCCATCAACTTCGCACGCCGCCGCAACGCTACCATGGCGCTTTCGCTCTTCCTCGCCCTCACGTACTTCATGGGCTGGGAGATCGCGCCGATCATCCAGCACTACGTCCACACCGCCGGTCCCGCCGTGGTCTTCAATGCGGCCGCCACCACCGGACTGGGCATGGCCGTCATGGGCTGCGTCGCCTACCTGTTCAACATCGACTACCGCCGCGTCGCGGGCATCGGACTCGCCGCGCTGCTCTGCCTGGTGGTCGCGGGCATCCTCAGCATGTTCTTCCACTTCATGCAGCCCAGCACCTACTCCTGGCTGACGCTGGGGATCTTCTCGCTGCTCACGGTGGGCGACTTCGCCCGCATCCGCGCCGCCAGCCGTGCGGGTGTCGATAACTCCTCCGCCGTCGTTCTCGCCCTCTCCATCTATCTGGACGCCATCAATATATTCCTGGCCGTCCTGCAACTGATGGGCGGAAACCGCCGCCGCAACTAA
- a CDS encoding acetamidase/formamidase family protein, producing the protein MRLCPPISGLLALTAFFAAPLHAQKTLLATPTTVVWGNYDPHHAPALTVNSGDTVKIQTLSTCGPTERLHAMGVPDAEIPQYAKDIYTQFPADQKGPGGHILTGPVAIADAKPGDVLEIRIQKIDIDVPWACNSFGVGRGFLPDDFPYARTKLIRLDRDKMLADFAPGVKIPLHPFFGSMGIATPSAKTNSGPPWMNAGNMDNKELVAGTTLFLPINSDGANFEVGDGHAGQGNGEVDITALETQLTGTFQFILHKGSLADAHRLVWPRAETPTQYISMGFNEDLVRTTEMAIRNMITFLSEQNPDHPLLSREDAYALISTACDVDITQLVDMPRYGVHVMCPKNLFTTRK; encoded by the coding sequence ATGCGCCTTTGTCCGCCCATCTCTGGCCTTCTGGCACTCACAGCCTTTTTTGCTGCCCCCCTGCACGCCCAGAAGACGCTGCTCGCCACCCCCACCACGGTCGTCTGGGGTAACTACGACCCGCACCACGCCCCCGCCCTCACCGTAAACTCCGGCGACACCGTCAAGATCCAGACCCTCTCCACCTGCGGCCCCACCGAGCGCCTGCACGCCATGGGCGTGCCTGACGCCGAGATTCCCCAGTACGCCAAGGACATCTACACCCAGTTCCCCGCCGACCAGAAGGGTCCCGGCGGCCATATTCTGACTGGCCCCGTCGCCATCGCCGACGCCAAGCCGGGCGATGTCCTCGAGATCCGCATCCAGAAGATCGACATCGACGTGCCCTGGGCCTGCAACTCCTTCGGCGTAGGCCGCGGCTTCCTGCCCGACGACTTCCCCTACGCCCGCACCAAGCTCATCCGGCTGGACCGCGACAAGATGCTGGCCGACTTCGCCCCCGGCGTCAAGATTCCACTGCACCCCTTCTTCGGCTCCATGGGCATCGCCACGCCCTCGGCCAAGACCAACTCCGGCCCGCCGTGGATGAACGCGGGCAACATGGATAACAAGGAGCTGGTCGCCGGAACCACGCTCTTCCTACCCATCAACTCCGACGGAGCCAACTTCGAGGTCGGCGACGGCCACGCCGGACAGGGCAACGGCGAGGTGGACATCACCGCGCTCGAGACCCAGCTCACCGGCACCTTCCAGTTCATCCTGCACAAGGGCTCGCTGGCCGACGCGCACCGGCTGGTCTGGCCCCGCGCCGAGACCCCGACCCAATACATCTCTATGGGATTCAACGAGGACCTGGTCCGCACCACCGAGATGGCCATCCGCAACATGATTACCTTCCTCTCGGAGCAGAACCCCGACCACCCGCTCCTAAGCCGCGAGGACGCCTACGCCCTCATCTCCACGGCCTGCGACGTCGATATCACCCAACTGGTCGATATGCCTCGCTACGGCGTCCACGTCATGTGCCCCAAGAACCTCTTCACCACCCGGAAGTAA
- a CDS encoding YXWGXW repeat-containing protein codes for MQIATRKTPFTKTLMAGALLAVPMTLAAQAPQYPPQQPGYDPQAQQQQQAYSPPQQQGYPPQQQQGYPPQQQGYPQQQPGYGDPNQGGYPPQDQGPGDPNQDPNQLGYAPDPQGPQDGQQIVAQAPPPIPDYDQPDSPGDGYIWTPGYWAWGPGGYVWVPGAWVEAPYSGALWTPGYWGYGGGGYFWNAGYWGPVVGYYGGINYGFGFFGAGFYGGAWRGGHFFYNREYVHVGPGVRNVYNQHFDNIHNVRPGGGAAFSAHNGGRAPGNFGSRPGGTFNDRGHAAAEAHGFPASPNRGNFNSAPRGGAPAGNPGGQFRGGQAPAGSGQFHGGGAPAGGGFHGAPAGGGGGAHGGGGGGHH; via the coding sequence ATGCAGATCGCGACCCGCAAGACTCCGTTCACGAAGACCCTCATGGCTGGTGCTCTCCTGGCCGTGCCGATGACTCTCGCCGCACAGGCCCCGCAGTACCCGCCTCAGCAGCCCGGCTACGATCCCCAGGCCCAGCAGCAGCAGCAAGCTTATTCGCCGCCGCAGCAGCAGGGATACCCTCCTCAGCAACAGCAGGGCTATCCGCCCCAGCAACAGGGTTACCCCCAGCAGCAGCCCGGCTACGGCGATCCCAACCAGGGCGGCTATCCCCCCCAGGATCAGGGCCCTGGCGATCCGAATCAAGACCCCAATCAGCTAGGCTACGCCCCCGACCCGCAAGGTCCGCAGGACGGCCAGCAGATCGTTGCCCAGGCTCCGCCCCCTATTCCCGACTACGATCAGCCCGACAGCCCCGGCGACGGCTACATCTGGACGCCCGGTTACTGGGCCTGGGGGCCCGGCGGCTACGTCTGGGTGCCCGGCGCGTGGGTTGAGGCTCCCTACTCCGGCGCTCTCTGGACCCCCGGCTACTGGGGCTACGGCGGCGGCGGTTACTTCTGGAACGCCGGATACTGGGGCCCGGTTGTCGGCTACTACGGCGGCATCAACTACGGCTTCGGCTTCTTCGGCGCAGGCTTCTACGGCGGCGCATGGCGCGGCGGACACTTCTTCTACAACCGGGAGTACGTCCACGTCGGCCCAGGAGTGCGTAACGTCTACAACCAACACTTCGACAACATCCACAACGTCCGTCCTGGCGGCGGAGCGGCCTTCAGCGCTCACAACGGTGGCCGCGCCCCTGGCAACTTCGGCAGCCGTCCGGGCGGCACCTTCAACGACCGCGGACATGCTGCCGCCGAGGCCCACGGCTTCCCCGCGTCGCCGAATCGCGGCAACTTCAACAGCGCGCCTCGTGGCGGAGCGCCTGCCGGTAACCCCGGCGGACAGTTCCGTGGCGGTCAGGCTCCGGCTGGTAGTGGCCAGTTCCACGGTGGTGGAGCACCTGCGGGCGGCGGCTTCCACGGCGCTCCTGCCGGAGGCGGCGGCGGAGCACACGGCGGTGGCGGCGGCGGCCACCACTAG
- the murG gene encoding undecaprenyldiphospho-muramoylpentapeptide beta-N-acetylglucosaminyltransferase, with protein sequence MRVLIAGGGTGGHVIPALAIARELRDAHGAEVRFVGTARGLETRLVPEAGFALELIKVGQLKNVSLMTRVRTFADLPLGLLRCAGLLRSFKPDVVVGVGGYASGPAMMAAILLRVPTLAFEPNAVPGLANRLVGRLVGAAAVNFAATTSYFRRAEVTGIPVRKEFFALAPKQAGALRLLVFGGSQGAQVLNRVMPSVASGLLEQFPALEIVHQAGGRHGETTAEAFRSAGVVSERVRVVPYLDGMVEEIGGADLIVCRSGASTVAELAAAGRASVLVPFAAAADDHQRKNADVLVEAGAAVMVLESELNPERLGAVVADLLEDSARRSRMGEAARGLAHADAAGQIARMCLRLARP encoded by the coding sequence ATGCGGGTTCTAATCGCCGGTGGAGGCACCGGGGGGCATGTGATTCCGGCGCTGGCCATCGCACGCGAGCTGCGCGACGCGCACGGGGCCGAGGTACGGTTCGTGGGTACGGCACGCGGGCTGGAGACGCGGCTGGTGCCCGAGGCGGGCTTCGCGCTGGAGCTGATTAAGGTCGGCCAACTCAAGAACGTCAGCCTGATGACGCGGGTGCGGACGTTTGCCGACCTGCCGCTGGGCCTGCTGCGCTGCGCGGGGCTGCTGCGGAGCTTCAAGCCGGATGTCGTCGTCGGCGTGGGTGGATACGCCTCGGGACCGGCGATGATGGCGGCGATCCTGCTGCGGGTACCGACGCTGGCATTCGAGCCGAACGCGGTTCCGGGGCTGGCGAACCGGCTGGTGGGCAGGCTGGTGGGCGCGGCGGCGGTGAACTTCGCGGCCACGACGAGCTACTTCCGGCGGGCCGAGGTGACGGGGATTCCGGTAAGGAAAGAGTTCTTTGCACTGGCTCCGAAGCAGGCCGGTGCTCTGCGGCTGCTGGTCTTCGGCGGCAGTCAGGGGGCTCAGGTTTTGAACCGGGTGATGCCGTCGGTAGCAAGTGGTCTACTGGAGCAGTTCCCGGCACTGGAGATTGTGCATCAGGCCGGTGGGCGGCACGGCGAGACAACCGCCGAGGCTTTTCGTTCCGCTGGAGTGGTCTCGGAGCGGGTGCGGGTGGTGCCTTACCTCGACGGCATGGTGGAGGAGATCGGCGGGGCTGACCTGATCGTCTGCCGGAGCGGAGCGAGCACGGTGGCGGAGCTGGCGGCTGCGGGGCGGGCGTCGGTGCTGGTGCCGTTTGCGGCGGCGGCGGACGACCACCAGAGGAAAAACGCGGATGTGTTGGTGGAAGCCGGTGCGGCGGTGATGGTACTGGAGTCGGAGCTGAACCCGGAGCGGCTGGGAGCTGTGGTAGCGGATCTATTGGAGGATTCCGCACGACGGAGCCGGATGGGCGAGGCGGCTCGGGGGCTGGCCCACGCCGATGCCGCCGGGCAGATCGCCCGGATGTGCCTGCGGCTGGCTCGGCCTTAG